The following DNA comes from Sphingopyxis sp. BSN-002.
TCTCGCAGGCACGGCGCTTTTACGCGCTGACCAGCCGCGACGATCCGGGTCGCAGCTTCACGGGTTTTCAGAAGAATCCCTTTTTCACCCAGTGGGAGTTCGATTTCTCGACCGAGACACTGCAATATTATGTGCAGGACAAGATCGACCTCGGTGCGTTGACGATCAATCTCGGCTGGAAGGGCTTTCGCGTGACGAACGAAGCGACACCGGTCGTCGCGGCGACGCTCGCGTCGGGCAGGATCAAGACCGAGGACTGGTTCCAGCCGCACGCCGGCTTCGCAGTCGAGCTTGGCGACCATGCCGAAGTCTTCGGCGGTTTCACGCAGGTGACGCGCGCGTTCGTCTCTGCGAGCACCGCCGGCCCCTTCGCGACCACGCAGGTCGGTTTCGACAATATCAGGGACACGCTGAAGCCCGAGACGTCGGACACCTACGAACTCGGCCTCCGCTATAACAGCTCGTGGTTCAATGGCGTGCTGGCCGGCTATTATGTCGATTTCAGCAATCGCCTGCTCGCTTTCTCGCCCGGCGCGGGGATCCAGGGCAATCCGGCGGTGCTGCAGAACGTCGGCTCGGTGCGCTCGCTCGGCGTCGAGGTCGCTGGCGAAGTCCGCTTCGGCGGCGGGTTCAGCGCTTATGTGTCTTACGCCTATAATGATGCGACCTATCGCGACAATGTGCTCGACGCGCTGGGTGCGATCGTCGCCGCGACGAAGGGCAAGCAGGTGGTGGACGCGCCGAAGCATGTCGCGCGCGGCGAGCTCGCCTACGACAACGGTCCGATCTTCGGGCGGATCGGCGCCAATTATATGTCGGAACGCTTTTTCACGTACGAGAATGACCGGAAGGTCGACAGCCGCATCGTCGTCGATGCGACGATCGGCTATCGCGTCACCGACAATATCGAGGTGCAGCTCAACGCGACCAACCTGTTCGACGAGGATTATGTCGGGACGATCGGCTCGAACGGCTTCGGCAATCGGGGCGATAGCCAGACCCTGCTGATCGGCGCGCCGCAGCAGTTCTTCGGCACGATCAAGGTCAATTTCTGAATCGAAGCAGGGGCGGCGCGCGCCGCCCCTGCTTCACCCGGATAGAGCCGGCCATCGACGGCGGCTTGCCATCGGCGCCAAGCCTCGCCACACAGGCGCTCGACGAGCGGTTGCGAGAGGGCCCCGAATGCTACGACGGATTTTCCTGGGGTTTCTGTTGCTGGTGGTGCTGACCGCGGCCTCGCTCGCGCTCTGGGAACCGCTGACCGCCGAGGCGCCGAAGGCGCCGGCCTTCAAGCCGACCGATGTTCAGATCGCGCGCGACAAGTTCGGCGTGCCGCATATCTTCGGAAAGACCGACGCCGACGTCGCTTATGGCGTGGCCTATGCGCACGCCGAGGATGATTTCTCGACCCTGCAGGAAGTGCTGGCGATGACGCGCGGGCGTGCCGGTGCGATGCTCGGCGAGGATGGCGCGAAGGTCGACTATGCCGCCGAACTGCTCGACATCCGCAAGACGACGACGCGCGACTGGCCGCGGCTGCCCAAGGATGTCCAGGCGCTGTTCACCGCCTATGCGGCGGGACTCAACCATTATGCCGACAAGCATCCGGACGAAGTGCGATTGTCAGGGCTGTTCCCGGTGACCGGCGAGGATGTCGTTGCGGGCTTCGTCCTGCGCTCGCCTTTCTTCTTCGGGCTCGATTCGGTGCTCGGCGGACTGACCGAGGACAAGCCGATGGGCCGTGAAGGTGGGCCGTCGCTCGACGCCAAGGGCAAGCTGGTTCCGCGCGAGCTGACTCCGGTCGGCCGCGATCCCGAAGCCAATGGCTCGAACGGCATGGCGGTCGCGCCGGCGCGCTCGACCGACGGCGCGACGCGGCTCGTCTCCAACTCGCACCAGCCGTGGACCGGCGGGGTCGCATGGTACGAGCTGGTCGTGCATTCGGGCGAGGGCTGGGATTTCGCGGGTGCGAACTTCCCCGGATCGCCGTACCCCTTCCTCGGCCACAACAAATATCTCGGCTGGACCAATACGGTGAACCGTCCCGACCTGATCGACATCTACAAGCTGGTGCTCGACGAAAGCGGCAAGAAATATCGTTTCGACGGCAAATGGCTGCCGCTCGAGGAAAAGCGCATCTGGCTGCGCGTCAAATACGGTCCGTTCGTGATCCCGGTGCCGCGGACGATCTACCGCTCGGTGCAGGGGCCGGTGATCAGGAACGACAAGGGCGCCTTCGCGATCCGCTATGCCGGGATGGACCAGTCGAACATGGTCACCCAATATTATCGGCTCAACAAGGCGAAGAGCTTCGCCGAGTGGCGCGCGGCGATGGCGGGGCAGGGTGTGCCGGCGACGAACTTCATCTACGCCGATGCCAAGGGCAATATCGGCCTCTTCTACAACGCGATGTTCCCCGACCGGCCGGCGGGCTTCAACTGGCGGGGCATATTGCCCGGCGATACCTCGGCCGATGTCTGGACGAAGACGCTGCCGTTCGACCGCGTGCCCGCGCTGGTCAATCCGCGCTCGGGCTATGTGATGAACGCGAACAACACGCCGTGGGTCGCGGCGGGGCCGGGTGATGAGCTTGATGCTGCCGCCTTCTCGCCCCTGCTCGGGGTCGAGGACGACATGACCAACCGCGCGGTGCGGCTGATCGAGCTGTTCGAGGCATCGGGCCAGATCGACGAGGCGCGGCTGAAGACGATCAAATATGACACCGCCTATGCGAAGACCGGCTATGCGAAGGCGTGGATGGCAAAGCTGCTCGCGCTCGACACCAAGGGCGATCCGGCGCTCGCCGAGGCGCAGGGTCTGCTCCGCCAATGGGACTGGAACCTCGACGGCAAGGGCAAGGGCGACGCGCTGGCGCTGATGGTGCTGCGCCCGGCGAACGGCAGTCATTACCAGCGCAAGCCCGAACCCGACCCGCGGCAGGTGCTCAGCGACACGGTCAATCATCTGCAGGAGCATTTCGCGGGGCTCGACCCGAAGCTTGGCGATGTGCTGCGCCTGCGTCACGGCGAGGGCGCCCACCGCGTCGACTTGCCGCTCGACGGCGGCAACGACACCGTGCGCGCCTCGACCTTGTGGGACGTCGAGCCCGACGGGCGGCTGAAGGTGCGCCACGGCGACAGCTTCATCATGTTCGTGACATGGGACAAGGCGGGGCAGGTGCATTCGGAATCGATCCAGCCCTTCGGCGCGGCGACGACGCGGCCCGACAGTCCGCATTACAACGACCAGGCGAAGCTGTTCGTACAGCACAGGCTGAAACCCGTGCTCTTCGATCCGGCGGCGCTCCGGGCCAGTGGAGCGCGTTTCTATCGGCCTTGAAAGCCCGTGACGCCCGCCCTAGACCGGTGATGGAGTGCCGTCCGGCACAGGTCGCGCGTGGGCCCATGTGCCTGCCATCCAAGAGGAATTTCATGCCCGCTTTCCGTCATTTCGCTCTCGCCCTCGCGGTGTCGACCTCGCTCGTCGCGGCCGGTCCCGCGCTCGCCAAGGCCAAGGAGGCCAAACCGGCCCCCGTCGCCGACCTGGTGAAGGCGGTCGACATTCCGTATCAGAGCTTCACGCTCGACAACGGACTGCGCGTCATCGTCCATGAGGATCGCAAGGCGCCTGTCGTCGCAGTGTCGGTCTGGTATCGCGTCGGGTCGAAGAACGAGCCCGCGGGAAAGACGGGCTTTGCCCACCTGTTCGAGCATCTGATGTTCAACGGTTCGGAAAATGCGCCGGGCGATTTCTTCGAGCCGCTGCAACAGGTCGGCGCGACCGACAGCAACGGCACGACCAGCTTTGACCGTACCAATTATTTCGAGACGGTGCCGACCGGCGCGCTCGACCGCGCGCTGTTCCTCGAGAGCGACCGCATGGGGCATCTGCTCGGCGCGGTGACGCAGGAGAAGCTCGATAACCAGCGCGGCGTCGTGCAGAACGAGAAGCGCCAGGGCGACAACAATCCCTTCGGCCTGCTGCGTTACGAGATTTTCGAGAATCTCTTCCCCAAGGGGCATCCCTATCATCACAGCACGATCGGCTCGATGGGCGACCTCGACGCGGCAAGCCTCGCCGATGTGAAAAAGTGGTTCACCGACAATTACGGTCCGAACAACGCCGTGCTCGTCCTTGCGGGCGATGTCGATCTGGCGACCGCGAAGGCCAAGGTCACCGAGTGGTTCGGCGATATTCCGCGCGGCCCCGAGGTGAAGGCCCCGGCCGCTTCGGTGCCGACCTTGCCGGCGCCGCTGGCCAAGGAGGTCAAGGACCTGATCCCCACGACGCGCATCTATCGCATGTGGGCCATCCCGGGTCTCAACGACGCCGAAGCGGTGCCGCTGCAGATGGCGGCGACGGTGCTCGGCGGCCTGTCGTCGTCGCGGCTCGACAATGCGATGGTGCGCAAGGATCCGGTGGCGGTCAGCGTCAGCGCCGGCGCGCAGACGTTCGAGGACGCCGGTATCCTGATCGTCCAGGCCGATGTGAAGCCCGGCGTCGATGTGAAGGTCGTCAGCGACAAGCTCGACGCCGAAATCGCAAAATTCCTTGCCGAAGGTCCGACCGCCGACGAGTTGCAGCGCGCAGCCGCGAGCTACCTCGGCGGGACCATCTCGGGCCTCGAATCGGTCGGCGGTTTTG
Coding sequences within:
- a CDS encoding acylase; translation: MLRRIFLGFLLLVVLTAASLALWEPLTAEAPKAPAFKPTDVQIARDKFGVPHIFGKTDADVAYGVAYAHAEDDFSTLQEVLAMTRGRAGAMLGEDGAKVDYAAELLDIRKTTTRDWPRLPKDVQALFTAYAAGLNHYADKHPDEVRLSGLFPVTGEDVVAGFVLRSPFFFGLDSVLGGLTEDKPMGREGGPSLDAKGKLVPRELTPVGRDPEANGSNGMAVAPARSTDGATRLVSNSHQPWTGGVAWYELVVHSGEGWDFAGANFPGSPYPFLGHNKYLGWTNTVNRPDLIDIYKLVLDESGKKYRFDGKWLPLEEKRIWLRVKYGPFVIPVPRTIYRSVQGPVIRNDKGAFAIRYAGMDQSNMVTQYYRLNKAKSFAEWRAAMAGQGVPATNFIYADAKGNIGLFYNAMFPDRPAGFNWRGILPGDTSADVWTKTLPFDRVPALVNPRSGYVMNANNTPWVAAGPGDELDAAAFSPLLGVEDDMTNRAVRLIELFEASGQIDEARLKTIKYDTAYAKTGYAKAWMAKLLALDTKGDPALAEAQGLLRQWDWNLDGKGKGDALALMVLRPANGSHYQRKPEPDPRQVLSDTVNHLQEHFAGLDPKLGDVLRLRHGEGAHRVDLPLDGGNDTVRASTLWDVEPDGRLKVRHGDSFIMFVTWDKAGQVHSESIQPFGAATTRPDSPHYNDQAKLFVQHRLKPVLFDPAALRASGARFYRP